One part of the Bicyclus anynana chromosome 8, ilBicAnyn1.1, whole genome shotgun sequence genome encodes these proteins:
- the LOC112053118 gene encoding uncharacterized protein LOC112053118: MLYEISRKSINFNTYEETNITWTNSVLTVRGNKDLFLLEYSYNLHSLHKGIDFKESTVTCNTNPVSSDYLNKYVSRGLKNMELVEMISNSAFWPHSKALMRELTIFTSYHWSPFYLLSENDTLLATVNSVGNVDFFAPRKHAWYSVLDFSTQVAPHLTENLKKLSENPKTFEDVKETVYSIETSSVCWASELNEDNSCYFVTAQRSGDILFWSIKYHHNNFEIDLCDTIKSSTDVEIIHMFWIDFEQKCLLVCSKENGEVILYECDVTKKKITVLNTHNVWSYKDKMITNYLHFQIINGKLLLFFNKLRHFVIQMYDKNLKLLSQNVQNVNDYKITSITKFKDLLYLTTVNMKIYKINYSIENDSLHVSLEGVEIKEPAPSYELYGLAVSPNGSLFALSMINRKHLLKKQKTMVEIVLLSFDSGCDADMIKIINNPTKKLTHIWDVIETVRCKTIKSKKLPERDYSLLLKDDSDMYSLKVYLIVLKLHINLKNSMAWSSSSLLSEKSVDVIKEKILMLQAFAQIHKLYANFKSNNSLYDFDHKCFAGSKNYLYYYCKKYGKNLNSLVTEDVLNITDLQFKYLCQWCEESLIDFSCKNKHTNMICTHSFTPIENDYLFCKCCNATAKSELYDQNPTCIFCDLHLVNEDLLTIP; the protein is encoded by the coding sequence atgctcTACGAAATATCACGAAAAAGTATTAATTTCAACACATATGAGGAAACTAATATTACCTGGACCAACAGTGTGTTAACAGTGCGCGGTAATAAAGACttgtttttattagaatattcgTACAATTTACATTCTTTGCACAAAGGAATTGACTTCAAAGAGTCAACTGTAACATGCAATACCAACCCCGTATCCAGtgattatctaaataaatacgTATCACGAGGACTGAAGAATATGGAGCTCGTGGAGATGATCTCAAACTCTGCCTTTTGGCCCCACAGTAAAGCTCTTATGCGAGAACTGACAATTTTTACATCCTACCATTGGTCGCCATTCTATCTTCTAAGTGAAAACGATACTTTACTAGCTACAGTCAACAGTGTGGGGAATGTCGATTTCTTTGCACCACGGAAACATGCTTGGTATTCTGTTCTGGACTTCTCAACTCAGGTCGCACCACATTTAACGGAAAATCTTAAAAAACTATCTGAAAATCCAAAAACCTTTGAAGATGTCAAAGAAACAGTTTATTCAATAGAAACCTCATCAGTTTGTTGGGCGTCAGAGTTAAATGAAGACAATTCTTGTTATTTTGTAACAGCTCAAAGATCgggtgatattttattttggtcAATAAAATATCaccataataattttgaaattgacTTATGTGATACTATTAAAAGTTCTACTGACGTTGAAATAATACACATGTTTTGGATAGATTTTGAACAGAAATGTTTGCTTGTATGTTCAAAAGAAAATGGTGAGGTTATTCTGTACGAATGTGATGTAACAAAAAAGAAGATAACTGTACTGAATACACACAATGTATGGTCATATAAGGACAAAatgattacaaattatttacactTCCAAATCATAAATGgcaaattgttattatttttcaacaaaCTCAGACATTTTGTCATACAAATGTATGACAAAAATTTGAAACTGTTATcccaaaatgtacaaaatgtcaATGACTACAAAATAACATCCATAACAAAATTTAAAGATTTGTTATATTTGACCACAGtcaatatgaaaatatacaaaataaattattcaatagaAAACGACTCTCTTCATGTTTCTTTAGAAGGAGTTGAAATTAAAGAACCAGCCCCATCATATGAACTTTACGGTTTGGCTGTTTCACCAAACGGCTCGTTATTTGCTCTCTCAATGATAAATAGAAAACATTTGCTCAAGAAACAGAAAACAATGGTTGAAATAGTTTTGTTAAGTTTTGATAGTGGATGTGACGCTGAcatgataaaaatcataaacaatccaacaaaaaaattaacacacATATGGGATGTTATTGAAACAGTTCGATGTAAGACCATTAAATCGAAAAAACTGCCAGAGAGAGATTATAGTTTATTGCTCAAAGATGACAGTGACATGTACAGTTTAAAAGTGTATTTAATTGTACTAAAACtacacattaatttaaaaaactccaTGGCCTGGTCTTCAAGTAGTTTACTCTCTGAAAAATCTGTTGATGTCATAAAAGAAAAGATACTTATGCTGCAAGCATTTGCTCAGATTCATAAATTGTAtgcaaattttaaaagtaataattctCTCTATGATTTTGATCACAAATGCTTTGCGGGGAGtaagaattatttatattactactgCAAAAAGTATGGGAAGAATTTGAATAGTTTAGTTACTGAAGATGTTTTGAATATTACAGATTTACAGTTTAAATATCTTTGCCAGTGGTGTGAAGAGAGCCTTATAGActtttcttgtaaaaataaacatacaaatatgATTTGCACGCATTCATTCACCCCAATAGAAAATGATTACCTATTTTGCAAATGTTGTAATGCTACTGCGAAAAGTGAGTTGTACGATCAAAATCCGACTTGTATATTTTGTGATTTACATTTAGTGAATGAAGATTTGTTAACAATACCATAG